From a single Peromyscus maniculatus bairdii isolate BWxNUB_F1_BW_parent chromosome 4, HU_Pman_BW_mat_3.1, whole genome shotgun sequence genomic region:
- the Ypel4 gene encoding protein yippee-like 4 — protein sequence MPSCDPGPAPACLPTKTFRSYLPRCHRTYSCVHCRAHLAKHDELISKSFQGSHGRAYLFNSVVNVGCGPAEQRLLLTGLHSVADIFCESCKTTLGWKYEQAFETSQKYKEGKYIIEMSHMVKDNGWD from the exons ATGCCCAGCTGTGACCCAGGCCCGGCCCCTGCCTGTCTCCCCACCAAGACTTTCCGCAGCTACCTGCCCCGCTGCCACCGCACGTACAGCTGTGTCCATTGTCGAGCACACTTGGCCAAACACGATGAGCTTATTTCCAAG TCCTTCCAAGGGAGCCATGGCCGGGCCTACCTGTTTAACTCCGT ggtcaaCGTGGGTTGTGGGCCAGCTGAACAGCGCCTCCTGCTCACAGGACTCCACTCGGTAGCTGACATTTTCTGCGAAAGCTGCAAGACCACACTGGGCTGGAAATAC GAACAAGCTTTTGAGACCAGCCAGAAAtacaaagaagggaagtacatcATTGAGATGTCACACATGGTCAAAGACAACGGCTGGGACTGA